tgatgaacatttttcgaaACTGAAAATGTAGTGAAGGGTAGAATTTTCGTAAAAGCATTACTGTAGTTGCAATAAAAAAGCAGAAAAAGGATGTTCTTATGAATATAGAAAACTTTATCATTTGTTCTCAGAACTGAAAATTGTTTTTTGTATTGAAAGGCGTAAGCTGAAAATGGAAAAAGAAATAACCCATATTAGGGGGAAAATGTTGCTCCTAGAAAATATATTACATGGTTCTACAAATAACTTCTTTGATGTGAAGATTCTTGAACCTTTGAATCTGTTGGAAATGCAAAAAAATCTTGATCTGAATATTCTTGAACCTTTGAATCTGTTGGCAATGCAAAAAGTATTAGTTATATTTAGCAGTAGCTTTGTGGAATTAAAAAGAATTTTGGTATGCACAATAAGTATTCTTTTTTAGGGGAAAGTAGGGATATGTGTATTAATGAGTGGAACTTACTTTTGTTGTAGCAACACCATATGAAAGTTGGAAAAAGCAGGAAACACCAGAAGAAAATTGTTTAATTGAAGAGACGGTACCCCTGTTCATCAAACAAAATGTATTTTGGTATAAGAGTGAAGTCAGATCTCTTTATTTGTATATGGTTGTGGTTCAAAATTATTTGTAATTCCAGAAAGGAAAATCCAGTTAGAAAAAGGAAAGTAGAATAACTAACATGGTTTTGGAGGAAAGACTTGACAATAGGTAGCTGTACTTGGTTGTTGCAGCAAGTAGCAATCTCGAACATAAAAATTTCTCGTAGCGCCTGCAAATCATGCTGGAAGAAAGCATAAAAATGCTGGGTTATTTTGACAAGTTCTGATTTTGCTGCTGCTGTATAGGAATGGAGACTTGCCATGTGAAGAAGTTGCAAGAGGAAGGAAGTTTGTATTCGGAATTAATGCAGCAGAACTTGGGTTGGTAGTGTGGTAGGTAGCAGTTTTTGTAGCAGGAACTGAATTGAAAGAAGCAGTTATAGCACTGAAAGAAGGGATTTCGGAGGCGTAGTTCTTTTGAATTGGAACAGTTGTTGTAGCTTCTCCATGAGAAATGTTGGGTTGCTTGATACCTGTCTTTGATGAGCTTGGTTGAGAGGAGAGGGTGCTAATTTTGTTGAGTGAAGCAGAGTTCAGTTCTACTTCTTCTTGCAAGCAATACAGTTTACTTCCTAGTTTACATAAATGAAAAGTGAAGAATGATATTTGAGAAATgtggaaaagatttggagacacGTTGGTAGCTTTGATCATTTGGTACAAATTTGAAAATGTTAATTAAACAGAAAGTATGGACAAGAAAAAAGGAGAAATGTTGAAAACTACCTTTGTAGCTTTGATTATTTGCTACAAATTTGAATTGAGTTATGCTGAACTTCTCATTTATCCACTCATCTTTTTGTTTATTTTGCGGAACTCTTGTGCTAAGCTGGCTTCTGACATAATCTTGTAGCACTGCAAGTTAAAATTAGAAAAGATTGAGGAAATATTTTACAACAACATAGAAAAGTAAAGAACGGGAGTTTTCATCATTATCATTTAGGGCACTGCGTATTTTTGTAAAGAAAATAATAGAATCAGTGTTGTTATAGTGACTAAAGAAAGGTGATTATATAATCTTTTCTAATAGAAAGGAAGAAATAAGAACCTTCCAAGGGATTAAGGTGTTCAATAGTTATATCTGTCGGCATCTTCTCTATCTTGAAAAGTTCTTCAAAGGTTGGCAAGATCTTTGGGAATAGAACACCACAGTTTGCTAACTCATTCATTCCTTCAGGATCAGTGCAATCTTGCACAAATAAATCAAATGCTGCTTTCGAGTGCTCTTTCAGAGTTGGTGCACTAACATTTGAATCATTTTTCAAATGCAAGAATTCATCTGAGTTTAATAAAGAGTTTATAGCTTGGTCAAGATCACCTACAGACTTGGGGACACATAATTCTGCTATGCCAGAAGTCACTGGGGAACTAGTTGCTGGCAaactttttgtttcttgtttaaTTGAATATCTGGTAGTAGCACTTTTTTTGGAGAATGAACATTTGACATCGTCGATGTATGTTCTCAGTGTTGGGATGTAGTTTGTTACAAGTGTTTCCCAGAATCTTTGGCTGGATGCTTGTAGAAGAGATTTCTCCTGCTTGTTTTGGTCAAAAGTATGAGAACTGTTAAATCTTCCAAAATTAAATGCAAAAAAAACATGGACATAAAACGGTGCTATTTGAGATCAATATGAATGCCGAAAAAAAGAATAAAGACGTTGGAATCAAGCATGCCAAGAAGAGGTTATTAGAGAAAGTTGTACTAACCAGATTATCCTGAAATGAAGGGAATTTGTTGTCAATATACTGTAAGATAACTTCTGGTAGTTCAACAGCGAAATCATTCATTGAATCATTGAAAGGGGTTGAAGAGATGTGTTTCATCTAGTTGCAGCAAAAAAATGATAAGTAGGTAGTAGTCCCTAGATAAAATGAAAATAGTGTGTAGATGACTTGAGTACACAGAGGATCATGTCTTGACTTACAGGTAGTCTGCCAAACTCGTTTTTTTCGCCATGCATAGAGTCAAGAGCAATAAAAGATTTTAACAAACTTGTTGACCACAAAGGTAGCCTTGGCTTGATGTTCAATGGTATCTTGAATTCAGAAGTAATTAAGCATTCAAAGTGGGCAATCTGGATTTCGGGTGTAACATAATTATAAAATGTGTTAGTTTAAAAGATTCACTTTGAAATAAAGGAACTATGATGAATTGGATGTAAAATTAGAGTATTAGAAAAATTTGAAACTCTGAGAAAAAGATGTTACAATAGTTTTTCTTACCACCAATATAAGCTTGCAACCTCCAGGCATAACTGCCTTTTTTGAAGCAGGTCTGGCTTCACTTTTTTGATGTGATGTGCCAAGTACGATAGAGCAAATGAACACCAATTGTAGTTGGAAACAGATTGTGTATTTGCCAAAAGGTTGTATACTTTCTTTGTTGGATATCCTTTCGAGTTAGGAGCTAATAAGCACGATACAGGTAGCAGTACAAATAGAATGGAAAAAGTTTCCTCTGTGTTGTCATCACCAACAAGGGATATAAGAAGCTCTGTACTAGGAGATGATGATTGAACAAGATTGTGGATCTTTTCTAAAACTTCTTTTGATGGATTCGTTTGAATTGGCAGTCCACCGAATGGAATTCCAAGTATAGTGTGCACAACAGAGTCAATAAACTTGAATTTGAAGCCCTAAGTTCAATGCAGTTGTTTGTTGTGTTGAATTGGGCTGCTAGCCATAAGAAAATGTCATTAATGTTTGAAGTGTAGGAAAGATCCAGCAGTGCTCCCAACCCTAATTTTCGAACTATATTCTTCTGGAAATCACTCAGTCTTGTCATAAAAATTAAGAAACTCTTGAGATCATCAGTGTAATTACCCTGGTTGAAAAAAAGGAATTTGTAACGGAAAATTTAGTAAAATGGTTATTTTGGATTTGATGTTACGATTCTTCAAATGAAACCAGTTAAAAAAACATTAGATCACTAGATGTAGATCTGTGTGTGTCCTTTTTTCTTTTAGGAGGATGTAGAATAACAATTTCATCTGGGCGCTCTTGTTGGCTACTCCtttttctttgagcactgtcatCCATTGTTAGAAAAGTTTATGAAACCAGCACAAACAAGAAAGAAATGGTTAGTCAAAATTGTTAAAACAGTGGTTGTTGAATCCTTCCTAGAGCATTTGTGCAAAGTGGAAAGAGCTGTAAACAGGAGCACAACTTCCTGTGGGGTAACTCTGTTCTTAGGACACATAACTCTCTTTTGCATAATAGTTTGGGAGAAGTGAAAACGGTTATATTTAGAACACATAACTGTCTTTTGCATAATAGTTTTCTCAGATTTGTTACATTGAAtgcaaatatacctttgtttctGAATTTTATTAGATTTGTTAGATTGAACAAGTTTCTCTTACATTTGAACCCATCAAAATTTTTATTTCTTCTGGTTGGAAAACTGGTTTAATCTCCAGCAAAGGTTGTTTAACACAGCTGTACGCATGAGACCTAGGAAATGGGATGAACTTTAAAAAGTAGTCCAACAAGTAATTATTCTCTGTTCAATTAGGTACACTATCTAACTGGATGACTGAGGAATGCATCAATCAAAAATTAAAATCTACACTGTGTAAAAAACAGGATTTCAAAAAATTGTGCGAAACCTGAGGCAACACGCAAAGGGCCATGTTCCTCGCTCGCAAGGTTCCTCGTGACCGTGATTGGAAAAAAAGGTTGGGAGAACTGATTTACCTGCATATCTGTGGATGGAATACGATTTTGGAGCCGAATTTGAAGCAGAACGAGAGGAACGGCAAAAGAAATGCCGGAAATCGCCAGAGTAATTGGGAAAGTGTGTTCATGTTGGGGATTCTGTAATTTTTGCAATTAGGTCCTGGTTTTTCTTTCTTATCGCGCACGACTATCATCTCCAACCTGGGCGTGGGTCCACTTGTAAGTTTTTTCCTTGACCCGGACGTTCTAGAAGTGGATCCCACTTGTAAGTTTAATAGTTAACCTTAGAAAGTTTGTTTCTCTTTAGAAAAAGGAGGAGAAAAATTTGGGGGAAGGGTGGCGGCGACGGAGGGGTCTGCTCGAATTGCCGCCGATTTGGACGCAGCGGCGGCGTCGTGACCGGCGGCTGCTCGAATTGCCAAATCGCGGCGACTGTGATTGGGATGGAAGAACCGCCAGGGCGAGTTGAAGATGGTGCTTCGGTAGGTGATGAACATCAAGTTTTTAGAGCCAAGAAAGATGGAGCCGCTGATGTTCTTATACAGGTGATTGCGCTTCGTCCAGGCCCCCTCcccctaacccccccccccccccccccccgcccacccTGGTCTGTCTTTTAGGTTCTACCCTAAGAATAGATTTGTTGTTCAGTAGGATTTCATATGTGTAGATTAGCCAGGTGGGGATATTTTCTGTATGTTTCCTGATAATGTTATGTGCGTGGTAGGGTAGGAAAACAAAAAATAAGGAGAATTGTTTCGTCTCTATTTATTTGTTTCTAGGTTGTTGTGATCACTGTAGTTGAAGAAGTTAAAATTTATACATTTTTGTATTGTTGAATAAAACTTATTGGTTGTTTGATGTTATCCTTGACATATCTGTGCATTATGGTTGTGTAGTTCTTCATTTTATTTATATGAATTGTACGGACTGTTTATCTGTAATGAAAATCATTTTGGTTTCATTTAATTTGAGAGCTTGCCAACAACTAGTTAAGAATTTGTACTTGTTATTTACGTTAATCAGTAGTTCAGTTAGCTAGGTTGACAGAATTATTTTATTTGTAATGAAAAAGTGAGTGAAAGTCTGTTTGAACTTTTTTTTGTACGATGCTTTCTGTTATTGTGCCATTGGAACACATCATTTAGGCAATCAGCTCATAGGAAAAAAAGAATTTATGAATCGCAAACGTGCATTACAACGAAGCAGAAAAAATAGCCAACAGAAAGTGGATAGACCAAAAAAAATTCACGTTTCATCGTCCAACGTGTCAAAAAACCAAATGTTGCAAAATGGGAACGAAAAATAACCATCCTTGCTACATTGGCGGCATACTGAAAACGTGCAAGTGAAATTGTCTTCATTGTTGTTTTAGTTCTGTATGATAGTATAAGAAAATTAATTAACAATATTTGAATTATTCCTATTTTATTTCTGTATGTTTCATTAATGAAAATTATTAAGTTATTTGGTTTTCTTTTGTAGCCTGGCtttaaaaagaaaaaagagactTCCAGGAAAAGGACTCCATTGAAAAACAAAGTAGGTGTTGAGAAATCAAATGGCAATAAAGGACAAGCTCCACCTCTAGGACGACCAGTTGAAGTAAGTGTACTATTTGTTGGGTGGATTAAAATTTTTGAATAAAAGTTTTATTACTGAAAAAATATGTGTATAAAAATGATTACAGAAAGAAGTTGATGATGTAATGCTTGAGTTTGATCAGTATGTCATGTACCATGATATGAAGAAAAAAACAGAGGTATGTTTGTTTTCATTTCATAAAATAGGTGGGTGCATTTTAATGTAGTTGAAATTTGGTGTAGTAGTGCTAAAATGTTACTTGCTTGCAGGAAATTATTAGTAGTCAAGAAAAAATTCTAAGTCAGGGAAGAAGTTGTAGCAGTCCTGTAGGGACGCAACGATTTGTGAATGAAAGTTGTTCTCTGGAAGTTGCCAAGGAAGGTGCAAAGGAGTTCGAGCAGTCACTAGATTGTAGTGTGCTACAAACTGAAATTGAGGCAACAATAGAAGACAAGATCATACAGGTGGTGGTCAAGGATACAAATGATCAAGATTTGGTTGCAAGTGGACAAGAGGCAGAAGAGTGTAGATGTCAATATCCAGATATGCCAGAATTATTTGATGATCAGTCAGTGAAGGTGATTTTCTTCCGTTTAAGAGTTGTATTGTGCTTTTTAGTAGTTTGATAATCAAATGAACTTTTTGAATGGATTTATACCAATGTTTTTGCTATTGTTTATATCAGGTGATAGAAAAATTTGTGGTTGAACCAATGCCTTTGTCTACTTCAAATTGTTTGGATGCAATGTCTGGAAGTAATGGAGGGCAGATCTCATCAACTGGGAAGTTTAATTTAGTGACACTGGTGGAAACATCAGACCAGGTTAGATTGGTTTATTTTCAACAAATGTTAACAATTTTGAGAAAGGAAAAGAACAAAAAATTGTGTTGTATGAAAAAAATAGTCGATTTCATATTTTAGACAAGtattgcagaaattaaaattaaATATGGGGAAGTGCTGGTTATTTGTGTACATAATGTAATGTTTTTTTGCATGAGGAGCCTTCTCAAGTTGGCAAATAATTTTGTTTTTCCTGCTGTAGGAAGGAGTTGTTGCTCAGGAAACTTATCAGCCTTCAGATGATGCAATGAGCAGTAAGCATTCTGATGAGGATATATCTGATAGTGATGCTAAACCTGAAGAGTACCTGTTCCCAACTCTGGACGAATTGGAAAAAACAAGTATTCCTGAACTTGGAAAGGTGTTTGCTACTTTAGAAGATGCTGTTAGGTTTGTGAATGTTTATGCTCACACTACTGGTTTTGGCATTAAGAAAGGGAGGAATTATAAGGACTGGAAAATCACAATTTGCTGCAACAAGAGTAGGAGGACTGTCTCAACATACAAAGGAACAAGAAAACGAAAGCGTAGTGTTGTCCAAAGGACGAACTGTCAGATGCATGTTATAGTTAGCTTGCAAGATGGGAAGTGGCATATAACAGCTCAGAATCTGGCTCATAATCATGATTTGGTCAGTTCTCCTTCGTTGACAAAGTTTTTCCTCAGTCATAGAAGCATGAATGAAGCTGAGAAGCTACTGTCAAGGCTTTTGCAGGAACATAGAGTGAAACCAAGGAAAATCATGAGCATCTTTAGGAAGTTGAGTGGTGGCAAATTAGGCAATATTACATTTGATTTGAAGAAGTTAGATAACCTCAAGCGTGATGATCGTGAGAAGAGAAGAAATACTGATATAGAGCACACTATGGACTACATAGAGAAGTTGCAGATTGACAAACCTGGATTTTTGTACAAGGCTCAAAGAGACTCTTCGAATACAGTGCTTAGTTTGTTCTGGACTGATTCTAGATCAAGGCTAGACTATTTGCTGTATGGTGATATCATATCCTTTGATACAACATTCAGTACCAACAAGTACAATATGCCGTTTGCGCCAATAATTGGAGTTAATGGCCACTCGAGAACAATAGTATTTGGGTGGGCCCTTTTGCAGGATGAGAAGGCAGACACGTTTGCTTGCTTGTTTAAAACTTTTGTTGAAGTCATGGGAGGCAAGAAACCTAGAGTAGTGCTCACAGATCAAGCTGCTGCTATGAAGGTAGCAGTTCCAAAAGTTTTCCCAGATGCTTTTCACAGATTTTGTATTTGGCATGTCCGGAGGAAAGCAAGAGAAAACTTGAGTGTATACATGACAAGTAGAAAGGGAATGGAAGAAGACATGGATTACTGCATCATGCAGTCCAtgacagttgaggaatttgagaAAAATTGGTAGGAGATGGTTCTGAAGTACAATTGTGGGAAGCATGCTCACATCAAGCGAATGTGGGACAACAGATCATATTTTGTtccagcttattttcattgagtGTTTTGCCCATTCACTAGGTCAACCAGCAGAAGTGGGAGTTTTAACTCAAACTTTAAGGACTATGTTTTGAGAAAAGATTCAATAGAGACTTTCATACGTCAGTATGAATTGTTCCAGGTAAATGTTATTCATATTGAAAATCAAGACAGGTTCTTATCAAATGAAAAAGTCCCTATTATGTGGGGTTACCAAACAGTGGAGCGTCATGCAGCTGAAGTATACACAAGAGCAATATATACGAAGTTCCTGACTGAGATGTTAAACGCAACAACCTTTGGCGTGAGAGAAATTAAGAAGGATGAATCATATGAACGAAAAAGGAACTTTGCATATGAGAACCCAGAGTTTGACAGAGAGATTTTTTCTGTTCGGGTTAATCGTGTTACTGAAGAATTTGTGTGCAACTGTGGCAAATTTGAGAGGGATGGTATTCTTTGTTGTCACATTCTCAGGCTGTTCACTCAATTTGACCTTCTGAAGATTCCTGAGCACTATATTGTTTCCAGATGGACCAGAGAATTTAGGgagaaggaattgaagaaacataCGTTTGATGCACTTGGTGTTCATGCAGAAGACCGGTCACATGATGCTATGAGATATGCTATTGTTATGAACACATTGGTGAGGTATGCTCTGATATAAGTCACGATTCACAGTTGTGTGATGAGCTGATGGATGCAGTGAGGACTGTTCATAATAAGTACCTGTCAAGTAAGAAAACTGGAGAGGACAGCCAAGTTACACAACAGACAAAACAGCAACCTGGTGCTACTCTGCCATTGAAAGATCCTGCTGTGATTAAAAACAAATCTGTTAGGAAAGGAAATAGATTGAAGAGTCGTTCCGAAAGAGAAGGGTGGAGGAAAGCTGCTGAAAAGAGGAAAAATTCAATTTAGTGTTGAACAGATGATTTAAAAAAGATTTCATCAGTTCATAAAAAGTCCAGATACAAAAAACATTATTCATGGTGTGACTCTATCTTCATATTTTTTGCGTACGGTGTAATAGGAGTTTGATTTTGAATGATACTACCGAATTGGTATGTTGAACAAAAAGTACGAGTTGGAATACATACTGTTGATTTGAAGGAGTTGGTAAAATGCATTGTAGTGTAGCCATAGTTATTTCTTGTGAATTCAACCATGATTTTGTTCTTTATCTGTCTATATATTACAATATTGTTGTTTGCATTGTAGTACCAACTCACGTCTCTACTCTGTTTGTGCATGAACCTTCAAACCATCTTCATTGTGTAGTTATTTTTTGTGATATTTATATTAATTTGTTTGAAAAAAGTACAAACAAGTTGTTTCTCTCGGAAACTAACAAGTCATCACTTGAATAATGTAGATGAAAAAAGTTGCAACAAAAAGTTGTTAATCACTTAAAAAAGGTTATATATAATAAAAGTGTAACTTTTGACTAAAAAATTATAAAGTAAGATTGAAATAAGGGTGAACAACCTATGGAAAAAGTGTGAAGACTGTATTTTGAATTTAGTTGTTAATCAATAAATTTTGTATACAATTGAAGATAATTTTGAAATTTGATGAACTAAACTTGAATCCAAGTGAACTATTTTGGAATGAATTTTAATTCAGTGAACTAAAATTAAACATTGATTAACTGTTTTTCAAAATGAACTATTtgatgaactaaatttgaatccaACTAAACTATTTGTTGAAATGAATTTTAATTCAGTGAACTAAAATAATTTTGAAATTTGATGAACAAATTTGAATCCAAGTGAACTATTTGTTGAAATGAATTTTAATTCAGTGAACTAAAATAATTTTGAAATTTGGTGAATTTAATTTGAATTCAAGTGAACTATTTGATGAAATGAATTTTAATTTAGTGAACTAAAATTAAACATTGATGAaatgtttttgaattttttgatgaactgattttaaaaatgatgaacaaaaatatgaatgttggagaactgaatttgaatttggTTCACTATATCATGAATGTTGGTAAACTAGTATTGAATTCTAGTGAACTAATTTGGTTTCCGTGAACTAAAGTTGGAATAAAAAATTGTGAACTAAAATCAGATACAACTGAATTAGTTTTTGAATACAAACTTGACGAACTAAGTTAGGTTTTTGAGAACTAAATTTGGTATACAATTCGCAAATAATTTTGAAATTcgatgaactaaatttgaatccaAGTGAACTATTTTGGAATGAATTTTAATTCAGTGAACTAAAATTAAACATTGATTAACTGTTTTCAAAATGAACTATTtgatgaactaaatttgaatccaAGTGAACTATTTGTTGAAATGTATTTTAATTCAGTGAACTAAAATAATTTTGAAACTTGATGAACTTAATTTGAATTGAAGTGAACTATTTGATGAAATGAATTTTAATTCAGTGAACTAATATTAAACAATTATGAATTGTTTTTCAAATTTTAAGGAACTGATTTTAAAAATGGTGAACTAAAAAATGAATGTTGGagaaatgaatttgaatttggTAAACTATAACCTAAATGCTGCTGAACTTATATTGAATTCTAGTGAATTAATTTGGTTTCCGTGAACTAAAGTTGGAATAAAAAAATTGTGAACTAACATCAGATACAACTGAACTAGTTTTTGAATACAAACTTGATGAACTAAGTTAGATATTCGACAACTAAATTTTGTATacaattgaaaataattttgaaatttaatgaactaaatttgaatccaAGTGAACTATTTTGGAATGAATTTTAATTCAGTGAACTAAAATTAAACATTGATTAACTGTTTTTTAAAATAAACTATTtgatgaactaaatttgaatccaAGTGAACTATTTGTTGAAATGAATTTTAATTCAGTGAACTAAAGTAATTTTGAAATTTGATGAACTTAATTTGAATCCAAGAGAACTATTTGATGAAATGAATTTTAATTCAGTGAACTAAAATTAAACATTGATGAATTATTTTTCAATTTTTTGATGAACTGATTTTAAAAATGGTGAACTAAAATATGAATGGTGGagaactgaatttgaatttggTTAACTATATCCTAAATGCTGCTGAACTAATATTAAATTCTAGTGAATTAATTTGGTTTCCGTCAACTAAAGTTGGAATAA
The sequence above is a segment of the Aegilops tauschii subsp. strangulata cultivar AL8/78 chromosome 6, Aet v6.0, whole genome shotgun sequence genome. Coding sequences within it:
- the LOC109740985 gene encoding uncharacterized protein isoform X2; this translates as MPGGCKLILVIAHFECLITSEFKIPLNIKPRLPLWSTSLLKSFIALDSMHGEKNEFGRLPMKHISSTPFNDSMNDFAVELPEVILQYIDNKFPSFQDNLEKSLLQASSQRFWETLVTNYIPTLRTYIDDVKCSFSKKSATTRYSIKQETKSLPATSSPVTSGIAELCVPKSVGDLDQAINSLLNSDEFLHLKNDSNVSAPTLKEHSKAAFDLFVQDCTDPEGMNELANCGVLFPKILPTFEELFKIEKMPTDITIEHLNPLEVLQDYVRSQLSTRVPQNKQKDEWINEKFSITQFKFVANNQSYKGATRNFYVRDCYLLQQPSTATYCQVFPPKPWVPSLQLNNFLLVFPAFSNFHMVLLQQKFKGSRIFRSRFFCISNRFKGSRIFTSKKLFVEPCNIFSRSNIFPLIWVISFSIFSLRLSIQKTIFSSENK
- the LOC109740985 gene encoding uncharacterized protein isoform X4 yields the protein MPGGCKLILVIAHFECLITSEFKIPLNIKPRLPLWSTSLLKSFIALDSMHGEKNEFGRLPMKHISSTPFNDSMNDFAVELPEVILQYIDNKFPSFQDNLEKSLLQASSQRFWETLVTNYIPTLRTYIDDVKCSFSKKSATTRYSIKQETKSLPATSSPVTSGIAELCVPKSVGDLDQAINSLLNSDEFLHLKNDSNVSAPTLKEHSKAAFDLFVQDCTDPEGMNELANCGVLFPKILPTFEELFKIEKMPTDITIEHLNPLEVLQDYVRSQLSTRVPQNKQKDEWINEKFSITQFKFVANNQSYKA
- the LOC109740985 gene encoding uncharacterized protein isoform X1 codes for the protein MPGGCKLILVIAHFECLITSEFKIPLNIKPRLPLWSTSLLKSFIALDSMHGEKNEFGRLPMKHISSTPFNDSMNDFAVELPEVILQYIDNKFPSFQDNLEKSLLQASSQRFWETLVTNYIPTLRTYIDDVKCSFSKKSATTRYSIKQETKSLPATSSPVTSGIAELCVPKSVGDLDQAINSLLNSDEFLHLKNDSNVSAPTLKEHSKAAFDLFVQDCTDPEGMNELANCGVLFPKILPTFEELFKIEKMPTDITIEHLNPLEVLQDYVRSQLSTRVPQNKQKDEWINEKFSITQFKFVANNQSYKGSKLYCLQEEVELNSASLNKISTLSSQPSSSKTGIKQPNISHGEATTTVPIQKNYASEIPSFSAITASFNSVPATKTATYHTTNPSSAALIPNTNFLPLATSSHGKSPFLYSSSKIRTCQNNPAFLCFLPA
- the LOC109740985 gene encoding uncharacterized protein isoform X3, with the protein product MPGGCKLILVIAHFECLITSEFKIPLNIKPRLPLWSTSLLKSFIALDSMHGEKNEFGRLPMKHISSTPFNDSMNDFAVELPEVILQYIDNKFPSFQDNLEKSLLQASSQRFWETLVTNYIPTLRTYIDDVKCSFSKKSATTRYSIKQETKSLPATSSPVTSGIAELCVPKSVGDLDQAINSLLNSDEFLHLKNDSNVSAPTLKEHSKAAFDLFVQDCTDPEGMNELANCGVLFPKILPTFEELFKIEKMPTDITIEHLNPLEVLQDYVRSQLSTRVPQNKQKDEWINEKFSITQFKFVANNQSYKGSKLYCLQEEVELNSASLNKISTLSSQPSSSKTVPATKTATYHTTNPSSAALIPNTNFLPLATSSHGKSPFLYSSSKIRTCQNNPAFLCFLPA